The following are from one region of the Pseudomonadota bacterium genome:
- a CDS encoding molybdopterin-dependent oxidoreductase, translating to MAPPNVFAEPSRRTFLKITALAAGGFAIGIHLPGRLNVAAQTTTFAPNAWLRIDGDGVTILVSQSEMGQGVLTSLPMLVAEELEIALDQVIIEQAPADSAYGNPSFFGQQATGGSTSIADGWEPLRRAGATAREMLITAAAQHWAVSAGACRAKNGAVTHEASGRSAPYTELAGAAAALPMPDGAPLKAAKVFPPHRHAAETRRHTG from the coding sequence ATGGCGCCACCGAACGTCTTCGCCGAGCCGAGCCGGCGGACATTCCTCAAGATCACGGCGCTCGCTGCCGGAGGCTTCGCCATCGGAATTCACCTGCCGGGGCGGCTCAACGTAGCTGCGCAAACGACGACGTTCGCGCCCAATGCATGGCTCCGTATCGACGGCGACGGCGTGACGATTCTGGTGAGCCAGTCGGAAATGGGCCAGGGCGTATTGACGTCGCTGCCTATGCTGGTCGCCGAGGAACTCGAAATCGCGCTCGATCAGGTCATTATCGAGCAGGCGCCCGCCGACAGCGCGTATGGCAACCCGTCCTTTTTTGGCCAGCAGGCGACCGGCGGCAGTACCAGCATCGCGGATGGCTGGGAGCCCCTGCGCCGCGCCGGCGCCACAGCGCGCGAGATGCTGATCACGGCGGCGGCACAGCATTGGGCCGTCAGCGCCGGTGCCTGCCGAGCCAAGAACGGCGCGGTAACGCATGAAGCGAGCGGGCGCAGCGCGCCCTATACGGAGCTTGCCGGCGCGGCGGCGGCGCTGCCAATGCCCGATGGCGCGCCGCTCAAGGCGGCAAAAGTTTTTCCGCCTCATCGGCACGCCGCAGAAACGCGTCGACACACCGGCTAA
- a CDS encoding amidohydrolase family protein: MHIVDAQIHLWGTGLPSNLAHRQVTKFSAEEAIGLMDEGGIDAAVIHPPSWDPGAHDLAMDAVRRYPARFAVMGSLALDTPGSRNQIAGWRDQPGMLGLRYMFLKDPARRWLHEGALDWLWPAAESAGVPIAVMATDSLALFGQIAARHPGLRLTIDHLGGRGGNTTLKDGAAMTHLPDLVALAKFPNVAVKATGVPGYSSEAYPFPALHAYVRQVYDAFGPERMFWGTDITKMPCSWRHCVTMFTEELPWLNVADKRLIMGDALCAWWQWDRMLHLT; this comes from the coding sequence ATGCACATCGTCGACGCGCAAATTCATCTTTGGGGAACTGGCCTGCCGAGCAACCTAGCCCATCGCCAGGTCACGAAATTCAGCGCCGAGGAAGCGATCGGTTTGATGGATGAAGGCGGTATTGACGCCGCGGTGATTCATCCGCCGTCTTGGGACCCAGGGGCGCACGACTTGGCAATGGATGCGGTGCGCCGCTATCCCGCCCGCTTTGCGGTGATGGGCTCGCTGGCACTCGATACGCCAGGGTCGCGCAACCAGATCGCCGGATGGCGAGATCAGCCCGGCATGCTGGGTCTCCGATATATGTTTCTGAAAGATCCAGCGCGCCGCTGGCTGCATGAGGGCGCGCTCGATTGGCTGTGGCCGGCAGCGGAAAGTGCCGGCGTGCCGATTGCCGTCATGGCGACGGATTCACTGGCGCTGTTCGGGCAGATCGCCGCGCGCCATCCCGGACTTCGCCTCACCATCGATCACCTCGGCGGCCGCGGCGGCAACACCACGTTGAAAGACGGCGCCGCCATGACCCACCTGCCCGACCTTGTGGCGCTGGCCAAATTCCCCAACGTTGCGGTCAAGGCGACCGGCGTGCCGGGCTATTCCAGCGAAGCCTATCCGTTTCCGGCGCTGCATGCCTATGTACGCCAAGTTTACGATGCGTTCGGCCCGGAGCGCATGTTTTGGGGCACGGACATCACCAAAATGCCATGTTCGTGGCGCCACTGCGTGACGATGTTTACCGAGGAATTGCCCTGGCTCAATGTTGCGGACAAGAGATTGATAATGGGCGACGCGCTGTGCGCCTGGTGGCAATGGGACCGCATGCTACATCTCACATGA
- a CDS encoding (2Fe-2S)-binding protein, producing MTTLLINGQRQDVSADPETPLLWVLRDHLGLTGTKFGCGIARCGACTVLLGDEPVRSCVLALSDIRDRPITTIEGLSTDNGHPLQQAWIEEDVPQCGYCQSGQIMSAAGLLAHTDKPDDDDIDAAMAGNICRCGTYGRIRKAIHRAARAMRES from the coding sequence ATGACCACGCTGCTTATCAACGGGCAACGCCAGGATGTTTCAGCCGATCCGGAGACGCCGTTGCTCTGGGTCTTGCGCGACCACCTCGGCCTGACAGGCACAAAGTTTGGCTGCGGTATTGCGCGCTGCGGTGCCTGTACGGTGCTGTTGGGAGACGAGCCGGTACGAAGCTGTGTCCTCGCCCTGTCGGATATTCGCGATCGCCCGATCACCACCATCGAGGGCCTTTCCACCGACAACGGACATCCGTTGCAACAAGCTTGGATCGAAGAAGACGTGCCGCAATGCGGCTATTGCCAGTCCGGGCAGATCATGAGCGCCGCCGGGCTGCTGGCGCATACCGACAAGCCTGACGATGACGACATCGACGCCGCCATGGCCGGTAATATTTGTCGCTGTGGCACCTATGGACGCATCCGCAAGGCGATCCACCGCGCTGCCCGAGCGATGCGGGAGAGTTGA
- a CDS encoding NAD-dependent epimerase/dehydratase family protein codes for MQNKSTAAKVLLTGASGMVGRQVLAHLLAHPAVGEIVSIGRRQSGISDGKLREILHTDFLDLAPLASEFANIDVCFHCLAVYQSQVSKKAYFEITCDYQQALTDALSAASPAATFVLFGAQGARTDGKGMPFARVKGQAESLLQATSFPRKYIFRPGHIQPTGKRKPPGWIYRLLVLPIMTKKFAKKPAIGITDSDLAKAMVKVGLAATDESEIFSNQMIREAAASD; via the coding sequence ATGCAAAATAAATCGACGGCAGCGAAAGTGCTTTTAACCGGGGCGAGCGGCATGGTCGGCCGTCAGGTGCTTGCACATTTGCTGGCTCACCCGGCGGTGGGAGAAATTGTCTCAATTGGCCGGCGGCAATCTGGCATCAGTGATGGCAAGCTGCGTGAAATTTTGCACACGGATTTTCTTGATTTGGCGCCGCTCGCTTCTGAATTCGCTAATATCGATGTCTGCTTCCATTGCCTTGCCGTCTACCAAAGCCAGGTTTCGAAAAAGGCTTATTTCGAAATCACCTGCGATTATCAGCAGGCGCTGACCGACGCCTTGTCGGCGGCAAGCCCGGCGGCAACCTTTGTCTTGTTCGGCGCGCAAGGGGCGCGGACCGATGGCAAGGGCATGCCCTTCGCGCGCGTCAAAGGCCAGGCCGAGAGTCTGCTTCAGGCCACCAGTTTTCCACGCAAATATATCTTCCGACCCGGCCATATTCAGCCAACGGGCAAGCGAAAACCGCCGGGTTGGATATACCGGCTGCTGGTGCTGCCGATCATGACCAAGAAGTTCGCCAAAAAACCAGCCATCGGCATTACAGATAGCGATTTGGCCAAGGCGATGGTCAAGGTCGGGCTCGCGGCGACAGACGAATCGGAAATATTCAGCAATCAAATGAT
- a CDS encoding ceramidase domain-containing protein produces MHGTVPVYCETWLYPPGAFPAEPINAATSFAPVVLGVLALLFLLRRSDQGRIAYALAILLVLTGLGSVAWHSLRTDLTLTLDALPGVIYFVVLVVFWVYYLGGRFFGVIPIGLIVTLIAFFRPGSQDDARIVVISVMLAFAVGLLVATWLRKRHAFKLALAMVGCALVAATFRTLDLSVCDTIPFGTHFFWHIFLSTAAYAGVRMMVVLRNGAPEKITD; encoded by the coding sequence GTGCACGGGACGGTGCCGGTCTATTGCGAAACATGGCTCTATCCGCCGGGCGCCTTTCCCGCCGAGCCGATCAATGCCGCCACCAGCTTTGCCCCCGTCGTGCTGGGGGTTTTGGCCCTGCTGTTCCTGCTGCGCCGCAGCGACCAAGGCCGCATCGCCTATGCGCTAGCGATCTTGCTCGTCCTTACCGGTCTGGGAAGCGTTGCCTGGCATTCGCTCCGCACCGATCTCACGCTTACACTCGATGCGCTGCCGGGTGTCATCTATTTTGTCGTTCTGGTGGTCTTCTGGGTCTATTACCTCGGCGGCCGATTTTTCGGCGTCATCCCCATCGGCCTGATCGTCACGCTCATCGCCTTCTTCCGTCCGGGGTCACAGGACGATGCTCGAATCGTCGTGATTAGTGTCATGTTGGCGTTTGCGGTAGGGCTGTTGGTGGCCACATGGCTGCGCAAGCGGCACGCCTTTAAGCTTGCGCTTGCCATGGTGGGCTGTGCGCTGGTCGCGGCGACGTTCCGCACCCTCGATCTCAGCGTGTGCGACACAATTCCCTTCGGCACGCATTTTTTCTGGCATATCTTTCTTTCTACGGCTGCCTACGCTGGCGTCCGCATGATGGTGGTGCTCAGAAACGGGGCGCCAGAAAAAATTACAGATTAG